A stretch of the Desulfobacter sp. genome encodes the following:
- a CDS encoding divergent polysaccharide deacetylase family protein → MAAKKKIGPGKKTVSKASPKKKTSPKKKSLARKKSAPKKGISKANKTLFHELKKVGLGIAILLAVCMTTAMLADIFLKSGRPVPEFVPSASVPATKGPSKALEFPKKEQVTTSGTAEKKSASPGLKEKVKPPQDPAIVYEVFDDVDPGHDRKPPVAPSDTTPKIAIIIDDIGYDKGLAMSLFDLDKDITFSVLPFSPFGKILAQRFSAKGAELMLHLPMEPVQYPRVNPGPGALLSSMSPDMLLDQLRKDLDAVPGVAGVNNHMGSKMTADSDKMNQIFTVLKKEDLFFIDSRTAPNSKGEASARLFFLKFSHRDIFLDNFQDIHYISGQFGKLVKAAQKHGTAIGIGHPYPATLETLKIELPKLQGRVQVVRASRLVAIPG, encoded by the coding sequence ATGGCAGCTAAGAAAAAGATCGGGCCCGGAAAAAAAACCGTTTCAAAGGCAAGCCCTAAAAAAAAGACAAGCCCTAAAAAAAAGAGCCTGGCCCGTAAAAAGAGCGCTCCGAAAAAAGGGATATCCAAGGCAAATAAAACTCTTTTTCATGAGCTGAAAAAGGTGGGTCTGGGCATTGCCATTCTTCTTGCCGTCTGCATGACAACGGCCATGCTCGCGGATATTTTCCTTAAATCCGGCCGGCCTGTGCCGGAATTTGTGCCCTCGGCATCTGTTCCGGCAACAAAGGGGCCGTCCAAGGCCCTTGAGTTTCCCAAAAAAGAACAGGTCACAACCTCTGGGACTGCCGAAAAAAAGAGTGCCTCCCCAGGCCTCAAGGAAAAAGTCAAACCGCCCCAAGATCCGGCCATTGTCTATGAAGTCTTTGATGATGTGGACCCTGGACATGACCGTAAACCCCCTGTGGCCCCCTCTGATACGACCCCTAAAATTGCCATCATCATTGATGATATCGGGTATGACAAGGGATTGGCCATGTCTCTGTTTGATCTGGACAAGGATATTACCTTTTCAGTGCTTCCCTTTTCCCCTTTTGGTAAAATCCTTGCCCAAAGGTTTTCGGCAAAGGGGGCTGAACTCATGCTCCATCTGCCCATGGAACCTGTCCAGTATCCCCGGGTGAATCCCGGCCCCGGGGCCCTGCTCTCTTCCATGTCCCCGGATATGCTTTTGGATCAGCTGAGAAAGGACCTGGACGCAGTTCCGGGGGTGGCCGGTGTGAACAACCACATGGGGTCCAAAATGACGGCGGACTCGGACAAGATGAACCAGATTTTTACGGTGCTTAAAAAAGAGGATCTCTTTTTTATCGATTCCAGGACCGCGCCCAACTCAAAGGGAGAGGCGTCAGCAAGGCTGTTTTTCCTTAAATTTTCCCACAGGGATATATTTTTGGATAATTTCCAGGATATACACTATATATCAGGGCAATTTGGCAAGCTGGTCAAGGCCGCCCAAAAACACGGCACAGCCATCGGTATCGGTCATCCCTATCCTGCGACCCTGGAGACCCTGAAAATTGAACTGCCCAAACTCCAGGGCCGGGTTCAGGTGGTACGGGCAAGCCGCCTTGTGGCCATTCCCGGGTAA